From one Mya arenaria isolate MELC-2E11 chromosome 4, ASM2691426v1 genomic stretch:
- the LOC128231968 gene encoding 2'-deoxynucleoside 5'-phosphate N-hydrolase 1-like codes for MKIYFCGSIRAGRQDADLYLRLITQLKTYGEVLTEHVGAKGLENGEKNNTDKFIHDRDVDWLKQCDVVVAEVTQPSLGVGYEIGRAIDMGKRILCLFRPAPDKRLSAMIAGADNGSSFIVKNYQEEQAAQIFSDFFK; via the exons ATGAAGATCTACTTCTGTGGGAGTATTCGGGCAGGAAGACAAGATGCTGACCTCTATTTGCGACTTATTACGCAGCTGAAAACCTATGGAGAAGTGCTTACTGAACATGTTGGGGCTAAGGGCCTGGAGAACg GTGAAAAGAACAATACAGACAAGTTTATTCATGACAGAGATGTGGATTGGCTGAAACAGTGTGATG TGGTTGTTGCCGAGGTGACCCAGCCGTCCCTTGGAGTCGGGTATGAAATTGGACGAGCTATCGATATGGGCAAAAGGATTCTGTGTCTATTTAGACCTGCTCCTGATAAAC GTCTGTCGGCCATGATAGCAGGAGCAGACAATGGTTCATCATTTATTGTGAAGAATTACCAGGAAGAGCAGGCCGCCCAGATTTTCTCcgactttttcaaataa